A segment of the Ramlibacter agri genome:
GGCGCGCAATCGCCTGGTGCCGGCCCGCGCGTGGTGGACCTTGATCGTGCTCTATGGGCTGGCCAAGGTCTTCGAACTCCTCGACAAGCCGATCTGGGACCTGACCGGCCAATTCGTGTCGGGCCACACGCTCAAGCACCTGGCGAGCGCGGCAGCCGGCGCCTGCTTCCTGTGGATCGCGGCACGTGCGCCTGCGCTGGCGTCGCGCGTGCCGCGCCTGCGCCAGGCCTGAAAGAAAGAGATTGCCGTGACATCGCTGCTTCGCTCCGCCTGGCTGGCCTTGCTGCTGTGTGCCTGCGCCGCTGCGCCAACGGGCGGCGCGAGCAGCCCCAGCCTGGGCGCGTACACCTGGGACCTGGCCAGCGTCGTCGATGCGCGCGGCCAGGCGGAAACCGGCTGGCAGTTGCCGGGGCGACCGGCGCCGAAGCTGAGTTTCCAGGACGACCGGGTCAATGTCCTGAACCTGTGCAACGTCATCGGCGCCGGCTATGCCACCGACAACGGCGCGATCAAGCTCGGCCAGGCGGTCGCCACGCGGCGCGCCTGTGCCGAGCCGGGCCTGATGGCGCTGGAACAGCGCATCGGCGCACGCCTGCCGCAGGTCCGCCGCTACGAGATCCGCTCGACGCCGGGCGCAGCGCCGACGCTGGTGCTGCAGTTCGAAGACGGCGGCCGCTGGGAACTGGCCGGCACGCCGACCCCGGCCACCCGCTTCGGCGGCCCGGGCGAGCGCGTGTTCATGGAAGTGGCGCCCATGGAAGTGGCGTGCCCTTCGGGCGGCGGCAGCTGCCTGTCGGTGCGCGACATCCGCTTCGACGACCAGGGCCTGCGCACCTCGATCGGCGAGTGGCGCGTGTTCCAGGACCAGATCGAAGGCTTCACGCACGTGCCCGGCACGCGCAACGTGCTGCGCATGTACCGCTATGCCAGCGGTGGCCGCAACTACTACGTGCTCGACCTGGTGGTCGAATCCGAGCAGGTGCGCTGAGCGCTCACAGCAGCGATTCGATGGGCAGCAGTTCCAGGAACCACACCGTCGCGCGCTGGCCCCAGCTGGTGAGCGGCTCGGTGGCCAGCACCTGCGGCGGGTCGCTCGCCTGGTCCACCCACAGCAGCGCGCCCGTCGCGGGGGCTAGCCGCAGCTGCCAGCTGTTCATGGGAATGCGCCGGTCGAAGACCTCCACCAGCTCGCGGGCCAGCGCCGGGCTGTCGATGATGAGGCCGAGTTCGGTGTTCAGCCGCGCCGAGCGCGGGTCGAAGTTGAAGGAGCCGACGAAAGCGCGCTCCCCGTCGACGCCGAAGGTCTTGGCATGCAGGCTGGAGCCGGAACTGCCCGAGCTGCCCGATACGCGGAAACCGTCATCGCTGCGCTCCGCTTTCGGCGGCGCCGGATCGGGCTTGCGCTCGTACAGCACCACGCCGGCCGCCAGCAGCCGTTGCCGATGGCGCGCATAGCCCGAATGCACGGCGGCCACGTCGGTGGCGGCCAGCGAATTGGTGAGGATGCGCACCTGGACGCCGCGCTGCGCCAGCGCCACGAAGTAGTCGGTGCCGGCGTCGGTCGGCACGAAGTAGGGCGAGACCAGGTCCACCGATCGCTTCGGCACGCCGATGGCTTCGGTCATGTGGGCCAGCATCAGCTGTTCGGGCTCGGCCTGGCCGAGAGCCTTGGACGGCGGGTCCACCAACAGGTGCGCCGGCGCCCACACCAGCGGCAGCCGGTTGCCGAGGGCGGTGCCGGGCGGCAGCAGGTCGCGCACGGACTGCTTGTAGACGGCGGCCCGCTCGGAGCGGTCGATCAGCGCTTCGCGCGCCTGGACGGCCGCGACGGCAGCTTCGGTCGGTGGCGGCACCAGCGCGGCGATCGGATAGGACGAGGCGCTGGCCCAGAAGTCGTCGAAGGACTGCGACACCGGCGCGACGACCGCGCCGGTCGCGACCACGTCGAGGTCGGAGAACAGCACGCCATCGGTGGCGCCGAAGTACTCGTCGCCGACGTTGCGTCCGCCCACGATGGTGACGGCGTTGTCGGCCGTGAAGCTCTTGTTGTGCATGCGCCGGTTCAGGCGCGAGAAGTCGGTGAGGAAACCCAGCGGCTTGAACGAGCGGAACACGAAGGGGTTGAACAGGCGCACCTCGATGTTCGGGTGCGCGTCCAGCACGCTCAGCTCCTCGTCCAGCCCCGCGATGCCGTTGTCGTCCAGCAGCAGCCGCACGCGCACGCCGCGGTCGGCGGCGGCATGCAGCGCTTCCAGCAGCAGGTGGCCGGTGGTGTCGCCGCGCCAGATGTAGTACTGCACGTCCAGCGTGCGCTCGGCGTGCTGCGCCAGCTGCATGCGCGCCGCGAAGGCCTCGTGCGCGTCCGCCAGCGCGTGGATGCCCGTCAGCCCGGGGTGGGCCGCGGCGGCGCCATCGGCGGCGCGCCCCAGCGTGGTGGCGCTGGCCTCGGCGGCCGGCAGCGCCTGCGAGCGGCTGCGCGGCTCCAGGGGCGGCAGCGCGCACCCGGCCAGCAGCGCCGCGAACACCAGCCCGGCCGGCCACTTCGCGGCGCGGGCCAGGCGGGACTCCCAGGCGGCCTGCATGCGGCGCGCTCAGCCCACCGGCCGCGGTTGCCGCTCCCTCTGCTTGGGATTGCGGATGATCGGCACCCGGTTGCGCACCGAGGGTTGGAGGAAGCGCGAATCCACCCAGCCGCGTGCGCGCCGGGTATCGACCTCGCACCATTGCCAGCCGTTGATGCAGCCGCGGACCGTCACCGAAGTGCGCACCGGCAGCACCGTCAGCACGAGGAACTGCGTCCCCGGGCCTTCGCGCACGTTGAGCGGACGCGTCGTCGAGGCCGTGGCTGCGGACGCGGCCAGTGGCGCGGCGAGCAGGGCGGCGACGAGGATTCGCCGGGCGGGCGAACTGGGATGGGCCATGCGTCCTCCTGGGTGCGATCGGGGTCGGCGGGCAGCATGGCACGGGTCGCTTGCGGGATGCAAGTGCCTGCCGCACAATGCCCTCGCAGTCGCCAAGGGCCTTCCGGCCCGATAACAATTTCCAGAACCACGCGCAGGTGGAGAGGGGCAATGGTGGCTCGGCAAGACCAGAAGCTGTCCCGCAGCGCCCTGGTCGGCCTCGTGGTGGGTTCCATGGTCGGCGCCGGCATCTTTGCCGTGCCGTCGAACTTCGGGCAGTCGACCGGCGGCCTCGGCGCGATCATCGCCTGGGGGATCGCCGGCGTCGGCATGCTGATGCTCGCCTTCGTGTTCCAGACGCTGGCGCAGCGCCGGCCAGACCTCGACACCGGCATCTATGCGTATGCCCGCGAAGGCTTCGGCAGCTACCTCGGTTTCGCCACCGCGGTGGGCTACTGGATGGGCGCGTGCCTCGCGGACGTCGCGTGCCTCGTGTTGATCAAGGCCACGCTGGGGCAGTTCTTCCCCGTGTTCGGCGACGGCACCACGGTGGCGGCGATCGCCGGGGCTTCGGTGCTCCTGTGGGCAACGCACTGGCTGGTGCTGCGCGGCGTCAAGCAGGCTGCGGCTCTGAACACCATCGCGACGGTCGCCAAGCTCGTGCCGCTCGCGATCTTCATCGTCGTTGCCGCCGCGGCTTTCGAGGCCGACGTGTTCGTGCTCAACTTCCGCGGCGATGACGCGCTGGGCCACACGAGCCTGGCGGCGCAGGTGCGCGGCACGATGCTGGTGACGGTGTTCGTCTTCGTCGGCATCGAGGGCGCCAGCGTCTATTCGCGCTACGCCCGGCGGCGCGAGGACGTCGGCGCGGCCACGGTGCTGGGCTTCCTGGGCGTGCTGTGCCTGCTGGTGCTGGTGACGCTGCTCTCGTACGGCGTGCTGCTGCGGCCCGAACTGGCGGCGCTGCCGACGCCGGCGCTGGCCGGCATCATGGCGGCCATCGTCGGGCCCTGGGGCCGCGCCTTCATCAGCGTCGGGCTGCTGATCTCGGTCCTGGGCAACTACCTGTCATGGTCGCTGCTGGCCGCGGAGGTGATGCACTCGGCCGCGAAGAACGGCGTGATGCCCGCCTTCCTGGCGCGCGAGAACGCGCGCGAGGCGCCCATGGCGGCGCTCTGGCTCACCAACATCGTCATCCAGGTCTTCCTGGTGCTGACCAACTTCGCCGAGTACGCCTTCACGATGGCGCTGAAGATGACCGGTTCGATGACGCTGCTGCCTTACCTGCTGGTGGCGGCCTACGGCTTGAAGCTGGCGTGGACCGGCGAGACCTACGAGTCGGCGCCGCACGAGCGCCGGCGCGACCAGTGGCGCGGCGGCGTGGCCACCGTGTATGCCGCGTCGATGCTGTGGGCCGGTGGCCTCAAGTTCCTGCTGCTGTCGGCCATCCTGTACGCGCCGGCGACGGCGCTGTATGCGCTGGCGCGGCGCGAGCAGGGCGCGCGCATCTTCAGCGTGCCCGAGCTCCTTGTGTTCCTCGTCCTCGTGGCCGCCGCGGCCGCGGGCGCAGTGGCGCTGCACAACGGCGCGATCAGCATTTGAAAGGAAGAAAGCAAGCCATGACCCGTTACCTCTACATCGCCCTGGCCGTCGTCCTGGTCGCCCTGGTGCTGCTGTTCAAGGTGCAGAACACCGACTCGGTGACCGTGTCGCTGTTCTCGATGCAGGCCACGATGCCGACCTCCGTGATGGTCCTCGGGGTCTACGTGCTGGGCATGTTCACCGGCGGCTTCGTGCTGGGTTTCCTGCGCACGCTGACCCACAAGGCCACCGCGCGCGGCGCCTGATTCCCCGTTCCACGTCCACCTTCAAACAGGAGAAACGCAATGAGCAATTTCTGGGACTTCGTGCAACTGCTGATCTGGAGCTTCTTCCTCCTCTTCTACCTGCTCGTGCTGTTCCAGATCATCGGTGACCTGTTCCGCGACACGCAGATGGGCGGCTTCGCCAAGGCGATCTGGCTGATCTGCCTGTTCGTCTTCCCCATGATCACCGCGCTGATCTACATCATCTCCCGCGGCCGGAGCATGGGCGAGCGGCAGCGGGCGAGCATGCTGCGGGTGAAGGAAGAGACCGATGCCTACATCCGCGGCGTGGGAGGCAAGTCGCCCGCCGACCAGATCGCCGCGGCCAAGGCCTTGCTGGACGCCAACACGATCACGCAGGACGAGTTCATGCAGCTGAAGGCCAAGGCGCTGCAGTAGCGGCGCTACTCGATCGCCTTCGCAAACCTCCCGAACCGCGGCTGCCAGCTGGCCAGGATGTCGGCCGACACCAGCAGGTGGTGCGCGCGGCCGATCAGCAACTGTCGCGGCACGAAGCCGATGTAGCGCGAATCGGCGCTGTCGTCGCGGTTGTCGCCCAGCATGAAGAACTGGTCCGGCGGCACCACGGTGGCGGCGAAGTCGCGCCGCGCGGCCACCGCGGGCAGGAACTGCACGGCGTGCTCGCGGTGCGGCAGGGCTTCGGTCGCGCGGACCGCTTCCGTCCAGGCTTCGGTGCCGACCGGCTCGCGCACCGTCTGCGTCTCCGAATAGCTGCAGGGCTTGCCGTTGACGTACAGCACTTCGTCGCGCATCGCGATGACGTCGCCCGGCAGGCCGACGATGCGCTTGATCAGCCGCTCGCCGTCCTTGGGCGAATGGAAGGTGACGACGTCGCCGCGCTGCGGCTCGCCCAGCCGCGCCAGCGAAACATCCGTCAGCGGCACCTTGAGGTCGTAGGCGAGGCGGTTGACCAGCACCACGTCGCCTTCCAGCAGGGTGGGGCGCATGGAGCCGGAGGGAATGGGGTTGTAGTCCGCGATGGCGGTGCGGAACAGGCCGAAGCCGATCAGGAACAGCAGGAAACCGCGATTGCGGCGCAGCCAGGCGATCATGGAACTCTCGATGCAATGGGAAGCGAAGTCGGCATCTTCGCCCGGCCGCGAAATGGCTGCAAGCCGGCCCCGATCAGCCCCGCGCGGCGAGGGCCCGCCGTGACAGCGCGCTGACCATCACCGCGAAGACGATCACCACCAGCAGGCCCGTCGCCAGCGAGCGCGCTTGCGCGATGAAACCGATCATCGGCGGCCCGGCCATCAGGCCGAGATAGCCGAGGGACGACACGGCGGCGATGCCGTGCGCCGGCGCGATGCCCGGCACCTGCGCGGCGGCGCTGAACAGCACGGGCACGACATTGGCGAAGCCCAGGCCGACCAGCGCGAAGCCGGCGAGCGCGATCCACGGCGTCGGCGTCGCCAGGGCCAGCGCCATGCCGGCCGCGGCGACCAGGCCGCTCGTTCGCAGCAGGGTGACCGGCGCGGTGCGGGCCCGCACCCAGTCGCCGCCGAAACGCCCGGCCGCCATCGCAGCGCTGAAGCTGGCGTAGGCGAGGCTGGCGGTGCCAGATGGCGTGGCAAGGTCCTGCCGCACGTACAGCACGCTCCAGTCGTACATGGCGCCTTCGGCGATCAGGCCCATGGCCGCCAGCAGGCCCAGCAGGAGCAAGGGGCCGGTCGGCACGCTCAAGGGCGAGCCGCCCGAGGCGCCGTGCCTCTGCAGGCGCAGCATGAAAGGACTGGCCGAAAGCGCCAGCAGGGCCAGTACGAGGGCGGCTCCTGCCAGGTGCTCCAGCACCGACACGCCCGCGCGCGCCAGCAGGCTCCAGGCGCCGGCACCGACCATGCCGCCGAGGCTGAACATGCCGTGGAAGCCGCTCATCAAGTGACGCTTCGCCTCGCGCTCGATCGCGCTGGCCTCGTCGTTCATTGCCACGTCGAACAGCGCGGCCGCGACGCCGTAGGCCAGCATCAGCACCAGCAGCCATGCGTAGGCCGAGGGCAGCAGCAGGCTGCCGATGGCCACCGCTGCCATGCAGGCCATGAGCGGGATCACGCGTTGCGGCGCCTGCCGGGCCAGCAGCTTGCCCGCGAACAGCAGCGCGACGACCGAGCCGATGCCACCGGCCATCATGGCGATCGCCAGCGCGCGCTCGCCCAGGCCGTAGTGCAGCTTGACGTTGGGCACGTGCACGCCCCAGGTGGCGAACAGGGCGCCGGCGACGAAGAACTGCGTGCGCAGGGCGGGGATGGCGGTGCGGAGGGCGGGAGGGGCGGACATGCAGGCGCGGGATTCTAAGAGCGGCGACGTGTCGCGCGGTGCGCAGCGAAGCTGCGCACCCTACAAGGACTCGTCGCTGGCGCGCGCGCGCGCGCGGCCGCGGTCGGCGCTGACGTCGAGGAAGATCGAGCGGTTCACCGTGTCCGCATGTTGCGTGAGGACCGTGAGGATTTCGTCCAGCGCGTCCAGCTGCTTGGCGTCCAGCACCGACACCACCTGCCGGTTCACTTCCGCGATCAGCGGAAACAGCTCGCGGTGCAGCTCCAGCCCCTTGGGCGTGGCCGCGATCACGGCGAAGCGGCGGTCGCCGTCCTGCACTTCGCGGCGCACCAGCTGCTTCTTCAGCAGCGCGGCGACCACCCGCGATGAGCGTGCGACGTCCAGGTGCGCCACCTCGCCCAGGCGCGAGGGCGAGATGGAGCCGGCTTCGACGACCAGGGTCAGCAGCCGGAACTCGCGCCGCGTCACGCCATAGCGTCCTTCACACAGCCGGATGACGGGCGCGCCCGCCAGCGCCAACAGTCGCAACAAACGGTAATTGAGCAGGTCGTCCGGCGCCTGGGGATCACGCAGCGCAACACTCATTCGACGTTTTTCGTGGATTCATTAGATGAACTATCAACCCGGCCGGGAAGATTCCCCGCAAGGCGCGCCCCCGGCGAGGGGGCGCGCGTGCATTTTGCGGGAGACAGCCGTGTTGGTACGAAGTTTTACTCTGGGTGTGGCGCTGCTGGCGTCCGCGCTCGCGCATGCCGAGATCGTGATCGGCCAGGTGTCGCCCACCAAGGGGCCGCTGGCGGTCACCGCCGTCGGCAACTACGAAGGGGCGCTGGCCTATTTCGAAACGGTCAATGCCCAGGGCGGAATCAACGGGCAGAAGATCCGGTTCGTGCACGAGGACGACCAGTACAAGCCCGAGGAAACCGTGCGCCTGGTCGAAGTGATCGCCGAGCGCGACAAGCCGCTGGCCTTCGTCAACCTGTTCGGTTCCGCAAACGTACTGGCGCTGCAATCCAGCAAGGTGCTCGAGCGCTTCAAGATCCCGGCGATCGGCGCCACGCCCGGCGCCGAGGGCATGCGCACGCCGGGCAGCCCGTGGATCTTCCACGTGCACGCGGGCGACCGCGCGCAGATCCGGCACATCCTGCAACACCTGACCACGATGGGCATCACGCGCATCGCCACGGCCTACCAGGACAACCCGATGGGCAAGAGCGGGCTGGCCCACTTCGACGAAGCGGTCGGCGAACTGAAGGTCGACGTCGCAGGCCGCGTGGCGGTGCCGCCGGTGGGCGAGCAGCTGGCCGCGACGGCGAAGAAGCTGCAAGCCACCGGTGCGCAGGCCTACGTGATGATCCTGGTCCGCAACAGCGGCGCCGCGCTGGTGCGCGACGTGCGCGCGGGCGGCGACCGCACGCCTATGTACGCGATGTCCTATGTTCCGGCCGAAGCCATCCTCGAAAAGGCGCCGCTGGAGTCGGCGGTGGGCGTGGGGCTGGCGCAGGTGATGCCCAGCGCCTTCGCGGAAAAGTCCTCGCTGACGCGCGACTTCCACGCGGCCATGCGCAAGTACGTGCCGAAGTCCGAACCTTCGAACCCGCACCTGACGGGTTACGTCGCGGCCCGCGTGGCCGTCGAGGCGATCCGCAAGGCCGGTCCCGCGCCGACGCCGGAGAAGGTGGCCGCGGCGATGCGCCAGCTGAAAATCGACCTGGGCGGCCTGCCGGAAGATTTCACGAACGGCGGCAACGTGGGCACGCAGTGGGTGGACATCGGCGTGGTCGACCGGCGCGGCCAGTTGCTGCAGTGAAGTGAACAGGCAGGAAAACAGGACATGAACATCGTTGCAAACTTGCGCGCCGCCGGCGCGATCGCCCTGCTGGCCACCGCGGCCGGCGCCGCGCAGGCCCAGGCCTGGCCGGCCGGGCCGGTGCGCCTGCTGGTCGGCTCGCCGCCCGGCGCGCCTTCGGACATCACGGCGCGCCTGTTCGCCGACCAACTGGGCAAGCTGGTGAAGCACCCGGTGGTGGTGGAAAACCGCCCCGGCGCCGGCAACAGCCTGGCCGCCATGGCCGCAGCCAATGCGCAGGCCGATGGCAGCACGCTGGTGCTGAGCCCGGACACCGTGCTGACGGTCAATCCGCACGTGTACAAGTCGGGCAACTTCGACCCGCGACGCGACCTGGCCAACGTCACCATCCTCGCGAGCTTCTCGCAGATGCTCGTGTGCCATCCCTCCGTGGGCGTGAAGTCGGTCGCCGAACTGGTGGCCAAGGCCAAGGCCGGACGCGTGACCTACGCATCGGGCGGCCCGGGCGTGCCGGGCCACCTGGCCACCGAGATGTTCCTGGACGCGGCGCATGTCCGCATGGACCACATCCCCTACCGCGGCCCCGCGCCGGCGACGCAGGCCGTGCTGGCCGGCGAGGTGGACTGCGGTTTCCTGGCGACGCCCACCGTGCTGCCGCAGGTCAAGGCCGGCAAGCTGGTCGCGCTGGCCGTGTCCTCGCAGACGCCTTCGCCGCTGGCGCCCGATGTGCCGACGCTCGCGACGGCGCTGCGCCAGCCCGGCCTGGACGTGAGCTTCCGGCTGGTGCTGCAGGCGCCCAAGGCGACGCCGCCGGCCGTGCTCGCCGAGATCGAGAAGCGGTCGCGCGAGGCCATGCAGTCGCCCGAGCTGCGCGCGAAGCTGCCGGGCCACGACCTCACGGCGGTCGGCAGCAGCAGCGCCGACGCCCGCCAGGTCATGGACGCCGAGATGGTCCGCTGGGAGCCGCTGGTGAAGCGGCTGGGCCTGAAGGCCGACTGAGCTACTTCGTCGGCGCCTTCTTGCGCGAATTGCGCGCGGCCTCCACGGCCGCGGCCTGCTCGGCGTGCTTCTCCGCGCGCGAACGGCGGGCCTTGGGCTTCTTGATGGCGTCGTGCGCATCCTTGGTGGCCTTGGGTTTTTCCTTGGCCTGCGCGTGATGCGTGCGCACCAGCTTGTCGACGGCGCTCTTCTTGGGCTCCAGCGCCTGCGCCTTGCGCTTTTCCCGCTCTTCCTTGAGGTGCTGGCGCTCTTCGGCGAGCGCCTTCTCGTCGGCGGACGGCTCCTGGCCGTCGCCACGGCTCATCATGGCGCGATGCAGCGCCTGGCCGTTCTCCGAGATCCGCTTGGTCAACGATGCTGTGCGAATGGGCATGGCTGCTTCCTCGTGGTGGGGCGGAACGCCACTGTAGGCCAATTCGGATACGCTCGGTAGCTCCCCCAACCGGAAGCTCAACGATGCCGCTCGTCCTCTACGGCCACCCGTTCTCCTCGTACACGCAGAAGGTCCTGATCGCGCTGCACGAGAACGCGATCCCGTTCGAATTCCGCTGCCTCGAGCCGGACCAGCCGGAGCACATGGCGGACTGGATGAAGCGCTGGCCGCTGCGCAAGTTTCCCTTGCTGCTGGACGGCGGGCGCGAGGTCGTGGAGACCAGCATCATCATCGAGTACCTGCAGCTCGCGCATCCGGGCCCGGTGCGGCTGTTGCCGGCGGACCCGATGGCGGCGCTGGACGTGCGCTTCCTCGACCGCTTCTTCGACCTGCACGTGATGACCCCGATGCAGCACGCCGTCGGTGGCGCGCTGACCGGAGACGATGTGAAGTGCAAGGAGGCGCGTGCGCACGCGGAGGAAAAGCTGCAGCTGGCCTATGAGTGGCTGGAAGCGAAGTTGCTGCCGGGCCGCCCGGCCTGGGCGGCGGGCCCGGATTTCACGCTGGCCGATTGCGCTGCAGCGCCGTCGCTGTTCTATGCGGACTGGACACACCGGATTCCGGAGACGATGCCGCTGCTACGTGCTTATCGCGCGCGCCTGCTGGCGCGGCCTTCGGTGGCGAAGGCGGTGGATGGCGGGCGGCCGTACCGGCACTACTTCCCGCTGGGCGCGCCGGACCGGGATTGAAGCGCGCCGCTAGGCGCGGGCCAGGCTTTCGGCCACGGGCAGCTGCAGTTCGAACCGCACGTGGCGGCCGTCGTGGCTATAGGCCAGCGTGCCGCCGTGCTCCTGCGCGATGCGCGAGGTGATGTAGAGCCCGAGACCGAGGCCGGTGCGGTTCACCAGCGAGGAGTCGCGCCGGCGCTTGAAGGCCGCGAACAGGTCCGCGGCGACCTCCGGCGGAATGGGCGGGGCGACGTTCGCGACGGCGATGTCCGCCTTCGCCTGCTGCGCTTGCAGCGTGACCTCGATGGCATGGCCCAGCTGCCCGTAGTGGCGGGCGTTGCTCACCAGGTTGCCCACGGCCTGCGCGATGCGCACCGGATCGCCGCGCACGAACACGCCGTCCTGCAGCGCCAGGCGGATCTCCACCCCGGGGTGGCCGATGCGCGCTTCCTCCACCAGGTCCGCCACGAGCGCGCTCAGGTCCACGAGCCTGGCTTCGGCGGCGAGGGACTGGCCCGACTCGGCCCGGCTGAAATCCAGCACCTGGGACACCAGCCGCTGCATGCGGCCGGTCGTGGACGCGAGGCGCTCGCCGATCTTGGCCTCGACGTCCTTGGCCTTCAGCACGCCGGCCAGCATCGCCATCGCGTGCAGCGGATCGCGCAGGTCGTGGCCCAGCACCGCCAGCAGGTTCTGGCGGGCGGACTCCATTTCGGCATGGCGCACCGCGGCGATGCGGCGCAGCTCGTGCTGCAGCTGCCGCACCAGCCGCACCGTCACGTCGAGCCACGGCACCGCCTTGTCGCGCACCGTCTCCTGCCATTCGGCGAAGGAGCCGCGCGGCGTCAGCCGTGGGCCGTTCGGACCTTCGGCGTACTGTTTCTCCGGCTTGCCCGCCCAGCGCACGGTGCTCACCTGCTCGCGCCGCAGCGCGATCACGCAGGCGTTCGTGGCCGCGTCATGGCAGATGGCCAGCGCGCCCACCCAGGGGCCGATGCGCGCGCGCAAGGGCTCGGGCCAGTCCGTCCGGCAATCGGTCAGGCGCACGTCGTGGGACGCGGTGGCGAAATGGCCGGCGATGGCGCCGGCCTCGTCGGTCGTGACGCCGCCGGTCGCGATGACGCGGCTGTCCTGCGTGAGCACCAGGCCTTCGGCGCGCAGGATGGCCATCAGCGGCTGCTGGTGGCGGGCGAGCACGTCGAGGGGGTCGCCGCCGGCCACCAGCAGGTCGCCCGCCAGTTCGCCGATGGCCCGCGTGCCTTCGGTGATCCTGGCCGCGGTCTCCTGGCCCTCGATGGCCTGGACCCCGGATGCGACCAGCTGGGCCAGGACGTCGCAGGCCTGCCGCACCTCGTAGGGGACGCGCAGCGGCTGGCCGTGGTGGCAGGCGAGCAGGCCCCACAGCTTGCCCGCGACGACGATGGAAACGCTCATCGACGCGCGGATGCCCATGTTGCGCAGGTATTCCACGTGGATCGGCGATACGCTGCGCAGCACCGAGAACGACAGGTCCACCGGCTGCGCATCGCGCTGGACGAGCGCAACCGGGGTGTATTCGACGTCCGGGATGAGGCGCAGCGTGTTCAGCGTGTACAGGCGGCGCGCCTGCGCGGGGATGTCCGATGCCGGATAGCGCATGCCGAGGAAGGACTCGATGTGCGGCGCGCGATCCTCCGCCACCACGTCCCCGCTGTCGTCGTGCCGGAACACGTAGGCCATGACGCGGTCGAAGCCCGTCCAGCGCCGCACCTCCTGCACGGCCAGCCCCAGCAGCTGCTCGCGCGTGCGCGCGCGCTTGACGCGCTCGTAGGCGCGGCTATGCAGCGCGATGGACGATCCGGCCGCCACGCGCGGCTCGAACTCCACGAACTCGCGCCCGCCGTGGCTGTGGGCCACCATTTCCAGCACCGTGCCGTTCCAGGGCAGTTGCAGCGAGACCGGGATGTCCGGCGACAGCCGCAGGTCGGCCAGGAGTTCGAGGCAGCCGGCCAGCACGGGCGGCGCGAGGCCACAGGCTTCCAGCGGCAAGCCCGCGCCGGGCGTGGCGGCGAGGAGCAGGCCCAGGTTCGCGCTCCAGCAGTCGAGCCGCCCTTCGCGCAGCGCGAGCAGGCAGCCATGGGGCTGCACCGCGCCGGGGATGTGGATCGGTTCGTTCGCGCAGTTGTCGAGGGTGACTTCGTTCAACAAGGTCGGTCCCGGGCCTGGTGGCCGCAAGCCTCCATTCTGGAGGATCGGCCGGCCAGCCGGACCGGAACGCGCCGCGCCGGCGGCACCAGGCGTGAATTAGTCGAACTGCAGCTTCGCCTGTTTCGCGATGTTGCGGTAAAGAAGCAGCTCGTTGCGGATCTCCGCGCCCATCGTGGCGGGCGTGCCGCTGGTTTGCGGCGTCATGCCCATGTCCAGCAGCTTCCTCTGCACCGCGGGGTCATTGGCCGCTGCAACCAGTGCCTTGTTCAGCTTGTCCAGCACCGGCACGGGCAGGCCGGCGGGCGCGAGGTAGCCGGCCCAGGACTGCTGCACGAAGCCCTTCAGGCCGGCT
Coding sequences within it:
- a CDS encoding MarR family winged helix-turn-helix transcriptional regulator, giving the protein MSVALRDPQAPDDLLNYRLLRLLALAGAPVIRLCEGRYGVTRREFRLLTLVVEAGSISPSRLGEVAHLDVARSSRVVAALLKKQLVRREVQDGDRRFAVIAATPKGLELHRELFPLIAEVNRQVVSVLDAKQLDALDEILTVLTQHADTVNRSIFLDVSADRGRARARASDESL
- a CDS encoding ABC transporter substrate-binding protein, producing MLVRSFTLGVALLASALAHAEIVIGQVSPTKGPLAVTAVGNYEGALAYFETVNAQGGINGQKIRFVHEDDQYKPEETVRLVEVIAERDKPLAFVNLFGSANVLALQSSKVLERFKIPAIGATPGAEGMRTPGSPWIFHVHAGDRAQIRHILQHLTTMGITRIATAYQDNPMGKSGLAHFDEAVGELKVDVAGRVAVPPVGEQLAATAKKLQATGAQAYVMILVRNSGAALVRDVRAGGDRTPMYAMSYVPAEAILEKAPLESAVGVGLAQVMPSAFAEKSSLTRDFHAAMRKYVPKSEPSNPHLTGYVAARVAVEAIRKAGPAPTPEKVAAAMRQLKIDLGGLPEDFTNGGNVGTQWVDIGVVDRRGQLLQ
- a CDS encoding glutathione S-transferase family protein, with the translated sequence MPLVLYGHPFSSYTQKVLIALHENAIPFEFRCLEPDQPEHMADWMKRWPLRKFPLLLDGGREVVETSIIIEYLQLAHPGPVRLLPADPMAALDVRFLDRFFDLHVMTPMQHAVGGALTGDDVKCKEARAHAEEKLQLAYEWLEAKLLPGRPAWAAGPDFTLADCAAAPSLFYADWTHRIPETMPLLRAYRARLLARPSVAKAVDGGRPYRHYFPLGAPDRD
- a CDS encoding ATP-binding protein, giving the protein MNEVTLDNCANEPIHIPGAVQPHGCLLALREGRLDCWSANLGLLLAATPGAGLPLEACGLAPPVLAGCLELLADLRLSPDIPVSLQLPWNGTVLEMVAHSHGGREFVEFEPRVAAGSSIALHSRAYERVKRARTREQLLGLAVQEVRRWTGFDRVMAYVFRHDDSGDVVAEDRAPHIESFLGMRYPASDIPAQARRLYTLNTLRLIPDVEYTPVALVQRDAQPVDLSFSVLRSVSPIHVEYLRNMGIRASMSVSIVVAGKLWGLLACHHGQPLRVPYEVRQACDVLAQLVASGVQAIEGQETAARITEGTRAIGELAGDLLVAGGDPLDVLARHQQPLMAILRAEGLVLTQDSRVIATGGVTTDEAGAIAGHFATASHDVRLTDCRTDWPEPLRARIGPWVGALAICHDAATNACVIALRREQVSTVRWAGKPEKQYAEGPNGPRLTPRGSFAEWQETVRDKAVPWLDVTVRLVRQLQHELRRIAAVRHAEMESARQNLLAVLGHDLRDPLHAMAMLAGVLKAKDVEAKIGERLASTTGRMQRLVSQVLDFSRAESGQSLAAEARLVDLSALVADLVEEARIGHPGVEIRLALQDGVFVRGDPVRIAQAVGNLVSNARHYGQLGHAIEVTLQAQQAKADIAVANVAPPIPPEVAADLFAAFKRRRDSSLVNRTGLGLGLYITSRIAQEHGGTLAYSHDGRHVRFELQLPVAESLARA
- a CDS encoding Bug family tripartite tricarboxylate transporter substrate binding protein; translation: MNIVANLRAAGAIALLATAAGAAQAQAWPAGPVRLLVGSPPGAPSDITARLFADQLGKLVKHPVVVENRPGAGNSLAAMAAANAQADGSTLVLSPDTVLTVNPHVYKSGNFDPRRDLANVTILASFSQMLVCHPSVGVKSVAELVAKAKAGRVTYASGGPGVPGHLATEMFLDAAHVRMDHIPYRGPAPATQAVLAGEVDCGFLATPTVLPQVKAGKLVALAVSSQTPSPLAPDVPTLATALRQPGLDVSFRLVLQAPKATPPAVLAEIEKRSREAMQSPELRAKLPGHDLTAVGSSSADARQVMDAEMVRWEPLVKRLGLKAD